In Phyllostomus discolor isolate MPI-MPIP mPhyDis1 chromosome 3, mPhyDis1.pri.v3, whole genome shotgun sequence, a single genomic region encodes these proteins:
- the NSMF gene encoding NMDA receptor synaptonuclear signaling and neuronal migration factor isoform X4 yields the protein MGAAASRRRALRSEAMSSVAAKVRAARAFGEYLSQSHPENRNGADHLLADAYSGHDGSPEMPPPPQNKRRLSVLSDGRCEGSLSEEAVLGRPAGEGPQSRVYTISGEPALLPSPEAEAIELGVVKGRRGREQHPHRHGQPLRASPGGSCEDVSTPCQSWAGSRQGSKECPGCAQLGPGPSPRAFALDQPSLPPTGGRRKKLERMYSVDRVSDGSHTPIRTWFPKESLFSFQTATTTMQANFRKHLRMVGSRRVKAQTFAERRERSFSRSWSDPTPMKADTSHDSRDSSDLQSSHCTLGEAFEDSDWETEKGLEAVACDTEGFLPPKVMLISSKVPKAEYIPTIIRRDDPSIIPILYDHEHATFEDILEEIEKKLNIYHKGAKIWKMLIFCQGGPGHLYLLKNKVATFAKVEKEEDMIHFWKRLSRLMSKVNPEPNVVHIMGCYILGNPNGEKLFQNLRTLMTPYRVIFESPLELSAQGKQMIETYFDFRLYRLWKSRQHSKLLDFEDVL from the exons ATGGGCGCCGCCGCCTCCCGGAGGAGGGCGCTGAGGAGCGAGGCCATGTCGTCTGTGGCGGCCAAAGTGCG AGCCGCCCGAGCTTTTGGCGAGTACCTGTCCCAGAGTCACCCTGAGAACCGGAACGGTGCAG ACCACCTGCTGGCGGACGCCTACTCTGGCCACGACGGGTCCCCGGAGATGCCGCCACCCCCCCAGAACAAGCGCCGCCTCTCCGTCCTCTCCGACGGCCGCTGCGAGGGCAGCCTCTCCGAGGAGGCGGTCCTGGGGCGGCCGGCCGGGGAGGGCCCCCAGTCTCGCGTGTACACCATCTCGGGGGAGCcggccctgctgcccagccctgaGGCTGAGGCCATCGAGCTGGGCGTGGTGAAGGGGCGGCGCGGCCGGGAGCAGCACCCCCACCGCCACGGCCAGCCTCTGCGAGCCAGCCCCGGCGGCAGCTGCGAGGACGTCAGCACGCCCTGCCAGAGCTGGGCCGGCAGCCGCCAGGGCTCCAAGGAGTGCCCGGGGTGCGCCCAGCTCggcccgggcccctcccctcGGGCCTTCGCGCTGGACCAGCCCTCGCTGCCCCCGACCGGCGGCCGCCGCAAGAAGCTGGAGAGGATGTACAGCGTGGACCGCGTGTCTG ATGGCAGCCACACCCCCATCCGCACCTGGTTCCCCAAGGAAAGCCTGTTCAGCTTCCAGACAGCGACCACAACTATGCAAGC GAACTTCCGGAAACACCTGCGCATGGTCGGCAGCCGGAGGGTGAAGGCCCAGA CGTTCGCAGAGCGGCGCGAGCGGAGCTTCAGCCGGTCCTGGAGCGACCCCACCCCCATGAAAGCCGACACTTCCCACGACTCCCGAGACA GTAGTGACCTGCAGAGCTCGCACTGCACCTTGGGCGAGGCCTTTGAGGACTCGGACTGGGAGACGGAGAAGGgcctggaggccgtggcctgcgacACGGAGGGCTTCCTGCCGCCCAAGGTCATG CTCATCTCCTCCAAGGTGCCCAAGGCTGAGTACATCCCCACCATCATCCGCAGGGACGACCCCTCCATCATCCCCATCCTCTAC GACCACGAGCACGCGACCTTCGAGGACATCCTGG AGGAGATCGAGAAGAAGCTGAACATCTACCACAAGGGCGCCAAGATCTGGAAGATGCTCATATTCTGCCAG GGAGGCCCGGGACACCTGTACCTGCTCAAGAACAAGGTGGCCACCTTCGCCAaagtggagaaggaagaagacatgATCCA CTTCTGGAAGCGGCTGAGCCGCTTGATGAGCAAAGTGAACCCGGAGCCAAACGTCGTCCACATCATGGGCTGCTACATCCTGGGGAACCCCAACGGGGAGAAG CTGTTCCAGAATCTCAGGACCCTCATGACCCCGTACAGGGTCATCTTTGAGTCCCCGCTGGAGCTGTCGGCCCAAG ggaAGCAGATGATCGAGACCTACTTCGACTTCCGGCTGTACCGCCTGTGGAAGAGCCGCCAGCACTCGAAGCTCCTGGACTTCGAGGACGTCCTGTGA
- the NSMF gene encoding NMDA receptor synaptonuclear signaling and neuronal migration factor isoform X1, translated as MGAAASRRRALRSEAMSSVAAKVRAARAFGEYLSQSHPENRNGADHLLADAYSGHDGSPEMPPPPQNKRRLSVLSDGRCEGSLSEEAVLGRPAGEGPQSRVYTISGEPALLPSPEAEAIELGVVKGRRGREQHPHRHGQPLRASPGGSCEDVSTPCQSWAGSRQGSKECPGCAQLGPGPSPRAFALDQPSLPPTGGRRKKLERMYSVDRVSDGSHTPIRTWFPKESLFSFQTATTTMQAISVFRGYAERKRRKRENDSASVIQRNFRKHLRMVGSRRVKAQTFAERRERSFSRSWSDPTPMKADTSHDSRDSSDLQSSHCTLGEAFEDSDWETEKGLEAVACDTEGFLPPKVMLISSKVPKAEYIPTIIRRDDPSIIPILYDHEHATFEDILEEIEKKLNIYHKGAKIWKMLIFCQGGPGHLYLLKNKVATFAKVEKEEDMIHFWKRLSRLMSKVNPEPNVVHIMGCYILGNPNGEKLFQNLRTLMTPYRVIFESPLELSAQGKQMIETYFDFRLYRLWKSRQHSKLLDFEDVL; from the exons ATGGGCGCCGCCGCCTCCCGGAGGAGGGCGCTGAGGAGCGAGGCCATGTCGTCTGTGGCGGCCAAAGTGCG AGCCGCCCGAGCTTTTGGCGAGTACCTGTCCCAGAGTCACCCTGAGAACCGGAACGGTGCAG ACCACCTGCTGGCGGACGCCTACTCTGGCCACGACGGGTCCCCGGAGATGCCGCCACCCCCCCAGAACAAGCGCCGCCTCTCCGTCCTCTCCGACGGCCGCTGCGAGGGCAGCCTCTCCGAGGAGGCGGTCCTGGGGCGGCCGGCCGGGGAGGGCCCCCAGTCTCGCGTGTACACCATCTCGGGGGAGCcggccctgctgcccagccctgaGGCTGAGGCCATCGAGCTGGGCGTGGTGAAGGGGCGGCGCGGCCGGGAGCAGCACCCCCACCGCCACGGCCAGCCTCTGCGAGCCAGCCCCGGCGGCAGCTGCGAGGACGTCAGCACGCCCTGCCAGAGCTGGGCCGGCAGCCGCCAGGGCTCCAAGGAGTGCCCGGGGTGCGCCCAGCTCggcccgggcccctcccctcGGGCCTTCGCGCTGGACCAGCCCTCGCTGCCCCCGACCGGCGGCCGCCGCAAGAAGCTGGAGAGGATGTACAGCGTGGACCGCGTGTCTG ATGGCAGCCACACCCCCATCCGCACCTGGTTCCCCAAGGAAAGCCTGTTCAGCTTCCAGACAGCGACCACAACTATGCAAGC CATCTC GGTGTTCAGGGGCTACGCGGAGAGGAAGCGCCGGAAACGGGAGAACGATTCCGCGTCTGTAATCCAGAG GAACTTCCGGAAACACCTGCGCATGGTCGGCAGCCGGAGGGTGAAGGCCCAGA CGTTCGCAGAGCGGCGCGAGCGGAGCTTCAGCCGGTCCTGGAGCGACCCCACCCCCATGAAAGCCGACACTTCCCACGACTCCCGAGACA GTAGTGACCTGCAGAGCTCGCACTGCACCTTGGGCGAGGCCTTTGAGGACTCGGACTGGGAGACGGAGAAGGgcctggaggccgtggcctgcgacACGGAGGGCTTCCTGCCGCCCAAGGTCATG CTCATCTCCTCCAAGGTGCCCAAGGCTGAGTACATCCCCACCATCATCCGCAGGGACGACCCCTCCATCATCCCCATCCTCTAC GACCACGAGCACGCGACCTTCGAGGACATCCTGG AGGAGATCGAGAAGAAGCTGAACATCTACCACAAGGGCGCCAAGATCTGGAAGATGCTCATATTCTGCCAG GGAGGCCCGGGACACCTGTACCTGCTCAAGAACAAGGTGGCCACCTTCGCCAaagtggagaaggaagaagacatgATCCA CTTCTGGAAGCGGCTGAGCCGCTTGATGAGCAAAGTGAACCCGGAGCCAAACGTCGTCCACATCATGGGCTGCTACATCCTGGGGAACCCCAACGGGGAGAAG CTGTTCCAGAATCTCAGGACCCTCATGACCCCGTACAGGGTCATCTTTGAGTCCCCGCTGGAGCTGTCGGCCCAAG ggaAGCAGATGATCGAGACCTACTTCGACTTCCGGCTGTACCGCCTGTGGAAGAGCCGCCAGCACTCGAAGCTCCTGGACTTCGAGGACGTCCTGTGA
- the NSMF gene encoding NMDA receptor synaptonuclear signaling and neuronal migration factor isoform X2, with amino-acid sequence MGAAASRRRALRSEAMSSVAAKVRAARAFGEYLSQSHPENRNGADHLLADAYSGHDGSPEMPPPPQNKRRLSVLSDGRCEGSLSEEAVLGRPAGEGPQSRVYTISGEPALLPSPEAEAIELGVVKGRRGREQHPHRHGQPLRASPGGSCEDVSTPCQSWAGSRQGSKECPGCAQLGPGPSPRAFALDQPSLPPTGGRRKKLERMYSVDRVSDGSHTPIRTWFPKESLFSFQTATTTMQAVFRGYAERKRRKRENDSASVIQRNFRKHLRMVGSRRVKAQTFAERRERSFSRSWSDPTPMKADTSHDSRDSSDLQSSHCTLGEAFEDSDWETEKGLEAVACDTEGFLPPKVMLISSKVPKAEYIPTIIRRDDPSIIPILYDHEHATFEDILEEIEKKLNIYHKGAKIWKMLIFCQGGPGHLYLLKNKVATFAKVEKEEDMIHFWKRLSRLMSKVNPEPNVVHIMGCYILGNPNGEKLFQNLRTLMTPYRVIFESPLELSAQGKQMIETYFDFRLYRLWKSRQHSKLLDFEDVL; translated from the exons ATGGGCGCCGCCGCCTCCCGGAGGAGGGCGCTGAGGAGCGAGGCCATGTCGTCTGTGGCGGCCAAAGTGCG AGCCGCCCGAGCTTTTGGCGAGTACCTGTCCCAGAGTCACCCTGAGAACCGGAACGGTGCAG ACCACCTGCTGGCGGACGCCTACTCTGGCCACGACGGGTCCCCGGAGATGCCGCCACCCCCCCAGAACAAGCGCCGCCTCTCCGTCCTCTCCGACGGCCGCTGCGAGGGCAGCCTCTCCGAGGAGGCGGTCCTGGGGCGGCCGGCCGGGGAGGGCCCCCAGTCTCGCGTGTACACCATCTCGGGGGAGCcggccctgctgcccagccctgaGGCTGAGGCCATCGAGCTGGGCGTGGTGAAGGGGCGGCGCGGCCGGGAGCAGCACCCCCACCGCCACGGCCAGCCTCTGCGAGCCAGCCCCGGCGGCAGCTGCGAGGACGTCAGCACGCCCTGCCAGAGCTGGGCCGGCAGCCGCCAGGGCTCCAAGGAGTGCCCGGGGTGCGCCCAGCTCggcccgggcccctcccctcGGGCCTTCGCGCTGGACCAGCCCTCGCTGCCCCCGACCGGCGGCCGCCGCAAGAAGCTGGAGAGGATGTACAGCGTGGACCGCGTGTCTG ATGGCAGCCACACCCCCATCCGCACCTGGTTCCCCAAGGAAAGCCTGTTCAGCTTCCAGACAGCGACCACAACTATGCAAGC GGTGTTCAGGGGCTACGCGGAGAGGAAGCGCCGGAAACGGGAGAACGATTCCGCGTCTGTAATCCAGAG GAACTTCCGGAAACACCTGCGCATGGTCGGCAGCCGGAGGGTGAAGGCCCAGA CGTTCGCAGAGCGGCGCGAGCGGAGCTTCAGCCGGTCCTGGAGCGACCCCACCCCCATGAAAGCCGACACTTCCCACGACTCCCGAGACA GTAGTGACCTGCAGAGCTCGCACTGCACCTTGGGCGAGGCCTTTGAGGACTCGGACTGGGAGACGGAGAAGGgcctggaggccgtggcctgcgacACGGAGGGCTTCCTGCCGCCCAAGGTCATG CTCATCTCCTCCAAGGTGCCCAAGGCTGAGTACATCCCCACCATCATCCGCAGGGACGACCCCTCCATCATCCCCATCCTCTAC GACCACGAGCACGCGACCTTCGAGGACATCCTGG AGGAGATCGAGAAGAAGCTGAACATCTACCACAAGGGCGCCAAGATCTGGAAGATGCTCATATTCTGCCAG GGAGGCCCGGGACACCTGTACCTGCTCAAGAACAAGGTGGCCACCTTCGCCAaagtggagaaggaagaagacatgATCCA CTTCTGGAAGCGGCTGAGCCGCTTGATGAGCAAAGTGAACCCGGAGCCAAACGTCGTCCACATCATGGGCTGCTACATCCTGGGGAACCCCAACGGGGAGAAG CTGTTCCAGAATCTCAGGACCCTCATGACCCCGTACAGGGTCATCTTTGAGTCCCCGCTGGAGCTGTCGGCCCAAG ggaAGCAGATGATCGAGACCTACTTCGACTTCCGGCTGTACCGCCTGTGGAAGAGCCGCCAGCACTCGAAGCTCCTGGACTTCGAGGACGTCCTGTGA
- the NSMF gene encoding NMDA receptor synaptonuclear signaling and neuronal migration factor isoform X3 translates to MGAAASRRRALRSEAMSSVAAKVRAARAFGEYLSQSHPENRNGADHLLADAYSGHDGSPEMPPPPQNKRRLSVLSDGRCEGSLSEEAVLGRPAGEGPQSRVYTISGEPALLPSPEAEAIELGVVKGRRGREQHPHRHGQPLRASPGGSCEDVSTPCQSWAGSRQGSKECPGCAQLGPGPSPRAFALDQPSLPPTGGRRKKLERMYSVDRVSDGSHTPIRTWFPKESLFSFQTATTTMQAISNFRKHLRMVGSRRVKAQTFAERRERSFSRSWSDPTPMKADTSHDSRDSSDLQSSHCTLGEAFEDSDWETEKGLEAVACDTEGFLPPKVMLISSKVPKAEYIPTIIRRDDPSIIPILYDHEHATFEDILEEIEKKLNIYHKGAKIWKMLIFCQGGPGHLYLLKNKVATFAKVEKEEDMIHFWKRLSRLMSKVNPEPNVVHIMGCYILGNPNGEKLFQNLRTLMTPYRVIFESPLELSAQGKQMIETYFDFRLYRLWKSRQHSKLLDFEDVL, encoded by the exons ATGGGCGCCGCCGCCTCCCGGAGGAGGGCGCTGAGGAGCGAGGCCATGTCGTCTGTGGCGGCCAAAGTGCG AGCCGCCCGAGCTTTTGGCGAGTACCTGTCCCAGAGTCACCCTGAGAACCGGAACGGTGCAG ACCACCTGCTGGCGGACGCCTACTCTGGCCACGACGGGTCCCCGGAGATGCCGCCACCCCCCCAGAACAAGCGCCGCCTCTCCGTCCTCTCCGACGGCCGCTGCGAGGGCAGCCTCTCCGAGGAGGCGGTCCTGGGGCGGCCGGCCGGGGAGGGCCCCCAGTCTCGCGTGTACACCATCTCGGGGGAGCcggccctgctgcccagccctgaGGCTGAGGCCATCGAGCTGGGCGTGGTGAAGGGGCGGCGCGGCCGGGAGCAGCACCCCCACCGCCACGGCCAGCCTCTGCGAGCCAGCCCCGGCGGCAGCTGCGAGGACGTCAGCACGCCCTGCCAGAGCTGGGCCGGCAGCCGCCAGGGCTCCAAGGAGTGCCCGGGGTGCGCCCAGCTCggcccgggcccctcccctcGGGCCTTCGCGCTGGACCAGCCCTCGCTGCCCCCGACCGGCGGCCGCCGCAAGAAGCTGGAGAGGATGTACAGCGTGGACCGCGTGTCTG ATGGCAGCCACACCCCCATCCGCACCTGGTTCCCCAAGGAAAGCCTGTTCAGCTTCCAGACAGCGACCACAACTATGCAAGC CATCTC GAACTTCCGGAAACACCTGCGCATGGTCGGCAGCCGGAGGGTGAAGGCCCAGA CGTTCGCAGAGCGGCGCGAGCGGAGCTTCAGCCGGTCCTGGAGCGACCCCACCCCCATGAAAGCCGACACTTCCCACGACTCCCGAGACA GTAGTGACCTGCAGAGCTCGCACTGCACCTTGGGCGAGGCCTTTGAGGACTCGGACTGGGAGACGGAGAAGGgcctggaggccgtggcctgcgacACGGAGGGCTTCCTGCCGCCCAAGGTCATG CTCATCTCCTCCAAGGTGCCCAAGGCTGAGTACATCCCCACCATCATCCGCAGGGACGACCCCTCCATCATCCCCATCCTCTAC GACCACGAGCACGCGACCTTCGAGGACATCCTGG AGGAGATCGAGAAGAAGCTGAACATCTACCACAAGGGCGCCAAGATCTGGAAGATGCTCATATTCTGCCAG GGAGGCCCGGGACACCTGTACCTGCTCAAGAACAAGGTGGCCACCTTCGCCAaagtggagaaggaagaagacatgATCCA CTTCTGGAAGCGGCTGAGCCGCTTGATGAGCAAAGTGAACCCGGAGCCAAACGTCGTCCACATCATGGGCTGCTACATCCTGGGGAACCCCAACGGGGAGAAG CTGTTCCAGAATCTCAGGACCCTCATGACCCCGTACAGGGTCATCTTTGAGTCCCCGCTGGAGCTGTCGGCCCAAG ggaAGCAGATGATCGAGACCTACTTCGACTTCCGGCTGTACCGCCTGTGGAAGAGCCGCCAGCACTCGAAGCTCCTGGACTTCGAGGACGTCCTGTGA